The following are encoded in a window of Citrobacter freundii genomic DNA:
- the cyaY gene encoding iron donor protein CyaY, with amino-acid sequence MNDSEFHRLADTLWMTIEERLDDWDGDSDIDCEINGGVLTISFENGSKIIINRQEPLHQVWLATKQGGYHFNLKGDEWICDRSGERFWDLLEQAATQQAGEAVSFR; translated from the coding sequence ATGAACGACAGTGAATTTCACCGCCTTGCCGACACCCTGTGGATGACCATTGAAGAGCGTCTGGACGACTGGGACGGCGACAGCGATATCGACTGCGAGATCAACGGCGGCGTGCTGACCATCAGCTTTGAAAACGGCAGCAAGATTATTATTAACCGTCAGGAGCCGCTGCATCAGGTGTGGCTGGCGACCAAACAGGGTGGCTACCATTTTAACTTGAAAGGTGACGAATGGATTTGCGACCGTAGCGGTGAACGCTTCTGGGATCTGCTGGAGCAGGCTGCAACGCAACAGGCGGGAGAAGCCGTGAGCTTCCGTTGA
- the hemC gene encoding hydroxymethylbilane synthase, whose translation MLDNVLRIATRQSPLALWQAHYVKDALMANHPGLVVELVPMVTRGDVILDTPLAKVGGKGLFVKELEVALLEKRADIAVHSMKDVPVEFPEGLGLVTICEREDPRDAFVSNKFNSLDDLPEGSIVGTSSLRRQCQLAKQRPDLVIRSLRGNVGTRLSKLDNGDYDAIILAVAGLKRLGLESRVRTALPPEVSLPAVGQGAVGIECRLDDLRTQALLAPLNHEETALRVKAERAMNTRLEGGCQVPIGSYAELINGEIWLRALVGAPDGSQMVCGERRGAPQDAEQMGISLAEELLENGARTILADVYNGEAPA comes from the coding sequence ATGTTAGACAATGTTTTGAGAATTGCCACACGCCAAAGCCCCCTTGCGCTCTGGCAGGCACATTATGTCAAAGACGCTTTAATGGCAAATCACCCCGGTCTGGTCGTTGAACTGGTCCCTATGGTGACCCGTGGCGACGTGATCCTGGATACTCCGCTGGCGAAAGTCGGGGGGAAAGGTTTATTTGTCAAAGAGCTGGAAGTCGCGCTGTTAGAAAAACGCGCCGATATCGCCGTGCATTCCATGAAGGATGTGCCGGTCGAGTTCCCTGAAGGACTTGGGCTGGTTACTATTTGTGAACGCGAAGATCCACGCGATGCGTTTGTCTCAAATAAATTTAACTCACTGGATGACCTCCCGGAAGGCAGCATCGTTGGGACGTCGAGCCTACGTCGCCAGTGCCAATTGGCGAAGCAGCGCCCGGATCTTGTTATCCGCTCATTGCGTGGCAACGTGGGCACACGCCTGAGCAAACTGGATAACGGCGACTATGACGCCATTATTCTTGCCGTCGCCGGGCTAAAGCGTTTAGGGCTTGAGTCACGCGTCCGGACCGCGCTGCCGCCAGAGGTCTCTCTGCCAGCTGTCGGGCAAGGTGCTGTGGGCATAGAATGTCGACTTGACGATCTACGTACCCAGGCGCTGCTGGCCCCGCTCAACCATGAAGAAACCGCCCTGCGCGTCAAAGCGGAACGCGCCATGAACACCCGCCTGGAAGGGGGCTGTCAGGTGCCTATTGGCAGCTATGCAGAACTCATCAACGGTGAGATTTGGCTACGAGCGCTGGTCGGTGCACCTGACGGGTCGCAGATGGTGTGTGGAGAGCGTCGTGGTGCACCGCAGGATGCCGAACAAATGGGCATTTCCCTGGCGGAAGAACTGTTAGAGAACGGTGCGCGCACCATTCTGGCTGACGTTTATAACGGAGAAGCACCGGCATGA
- the cyaA gene encoding class I adenylate cyclase produces MYLYIETLKQRLDAINQLRVDRALAAMGPAFQQVYSLLPTLLHYHHPLMPGYLDGNVPKGICFYTPDETQRHYLNELELYRGMSPQDPPKGELPITGVYSMGSTSSVGQSCSSDLDIWVCHQSWLDSEERQLLQRKCSLLESWAASLGVEVSFFLIDENRFRHNESGSLGGEDCGSTQHILLLDEFYRTAVRLAGKRILWNMVPGDEEEHYDDYVMTLYAQGVLTPNEWLDLGGLSSLSAEEYFGASLWQLYKSIDSPYKAVLKTLLLEAYSWEYPNPRLLAKDIKQRLHDGEIVSFGLDPYCMMLERVTEYLTAIEDPTRLDLVRRCFYLKVCEKLSRERACVGWRREVLSQLVKEWGWDDARLTMLDNRANWKIDQVREAHNELLDAMMQSYRNLIRFARRNNLSVSASPQDIGVLTRKLYAAFEALPGKVTLVNPQISPDLSEPNLTFIHVPPGRANRSGWYLYNRAPNMDSIISHQPLEYNRYLNKLVAWAWFNGLLTSRTHLFIKGNGIVDLPKLQEMVADVSHHFPLRLPAPTPKALYSPCEIRHLAIIVNLEYDPTAAFRNQVVHFDFRKLDVFSFGEEQNCLVGSVDLLYRNSWNEVRTLHFNGEQAMIEALKTILGKMHQDAAPPDSVEVFCYSQHLRGLIRTRVQQLVSECIELRLSSTRHETGRFKALRVAGQTWGLFFERLNVSVQKLENAIEFYGAISHNKLHGLSVQVETNHVKLPSVVDGFASEGIIQFFFEETGDEQGFNIYILDESNRVEVYHHCEGSKEELVRDVSRFYSSSHDRFTYGSSFINFNLPQFYQIVKTDGRAQVIPFRTQPINPVPPANQDNDTPMLQQYFS; encoded by the coding sequence TTGTACCTCTATATTGAGACTCTGAAACAGAGACTGGATGCCATAAATCAACTGCGTGTCGATCGCGCGCTTGCTGCCATGGGCCCTGCTTTTCAGCAGGTATACAGTCTGCTGCCGACATTATTGCACTACCACCATCCGCTGATGCCGGGTTACCTCGATGGTAACGTTCCCAAAGGCATATGCTTTTACACGCCTGATGAAACCCAACGTCACTACCTGAATGAGCTGGAGCTGTACCGCGGCATGTCGCCGCAGGACCCCCCGAAGGGTGAGCTGCCGATTACCGGCGTTTACTCGATGGGCAGCACCTCTTCAGTCGGGCAAAGCTGTTCCTCTGACCTGGATATCTGGGTCTGCCATCAATCCTGGCTGGATAGCGAAGAGCGCCAGTTGCTGCAGCGTAAATGCAGCCTGCTGGAAAGCTGGGCCGCCTCGCTGGGCGTGGAAGTCAGTTTCTTCCTGATTGATGAAAACCGTTTCCGTCACAATGAAAGCGGCAGTCTGGGTGGTGAAGACTGTGGCTCAACGCAGCACATCCTGTTGCTTGATGAATTTTATCGCACCGCCGTGCGCCTCGCGGGCAAACGTATTCTATGGAATATGGTGCCGGGCGACGAAGAAGAGCATTACGACGATTACGTTATGACGCTCTACGCACAGGGGGTGTTAACGCCAAACGAATGGCTGGATCTGGGTGGGCTCAGCTCGCTTTCCGCCGAAGAGTACTTTGGCGCCAGCCTTTGGCAGTTGTACAAGAGTATCGACTCCCCGTACAAAGCGGTGCTGAAAACGCTGCTGTTGGAAGCGTACTCCTGGGAATACCCCAATCCACGCCTGTTGGCGAAAGACATTAAACAGCGCCTGCACGACGGCGAGATCGTCTCTTTTGGTCTCGATCCGTACTGCATGATGCTGGAGCGCGTGACCGAGTACCTCACGGCAATCGAAGATCCGACGCGCCTCGATTTAGTTCGTCGATGTTTCTACTTAAAAGTGTGCGAGAAACTGAGCCGCGAGCGCGCCTGCGTGGGCTGGCGTCGTGAAGTGCTAAGTCAGTTAGTGAAAGAGTGGGGCTGGGACGACGCCCGTCTGACCATGCTGGATAACCGCGCCAACTGGAAGATTGACCAGGTTCGTGAAGCGCACAACGAACTGCTCGATGCGATGATGCAGAGCTACCGTAACCTGATCCGCTTCGCGCGTCGTAACAACCTCAGCGTCAGCGCCAGCCCGCAGGACATTGGCGTGCTGACCCGTAAGCTTTACGCTGCGTTTGAGGCCCTGCCGGGCAAAGTGACGCTGGTGAACCCGCAGATCTCACCGGACCTCTCGGAACCGAATCTGACCTTTATCCATGTGCCGCCGGGTCGTGCTAACCGTTCAGGTTGGTATCTCTACAACCGTGCGCCCAACATGGATTCGATCATCAGCCATCAGCCGCTGGAATATAACCGCTACCTGAACAAACTGGTGGCGTGGGCGTGGTTTAACGGTCTGCTGACATCACGTACGCATTTGTTTATTAAGGGTAACGGCATTGTCGATCTGCCGAAGCTGCAGGAGATGGTCGCTGACGTATCGCACCACTTCCCGCTGCGCTTGCCGGCACCTACACCGAAAGCGCTGTACAGCCCGTGTGAGATTCGCCATCTGGCGATTATCGTCAACCTTGAATACGACCCGACGGCGGCATTCCGCAATCAGGTGGTGCATTTTGATTTCCGTAAGCTGGACGTCTTCAGCTTTGGCGAAGAACAAAATTGCCTGGTCGGTAGCGTAGACCTGCTGTACCGCAACTCGTGGAACGAAGTACGTACGCTGCACTTCAACGGCGAGCAGGCGATGATTGAAGCGTTAAAAACGATTCTCGGCAAAATGCATCAAGATGCGGCACCGCCGGACAGCGTCGAGGTCTTCTGTTATAGCCAGCATTTACGTGGCCTGATCCGTACACGCGTCCAGCAACTGGTGTCCGAGTGCATTGAGCTGCGCCTTTCCAGTACACGCCATGAAACCGGTCGCTTCAAAGCGCTGCGCGTTGCCGGGCAGACGTGGGGACTGTTCTTTGAGCGTTTGAATGTGTCGGTACAGAAACTGGAAAACGCCATTGAGTTCTACGGCGCAATTTCACACAACAAGCTGCACGGTCTTTCCGTTCAGGTTGAGACCAATCACGTGAAATTGCCGTCGGTAGTGGATGGTTTTGCCAGTGAAGGGATCATCCAGTTCTTTTTCGAAGAAACGGGTGATGAGCAGGGCTTTAATATCTACATTCTGGACGAGAGTAATCGGGTCGAGGTGTATCACCATTGCGAAGGCAGCAAAGAAGAGCTGGTTCGCGATGTTAGCCGCTTCTACTCCTCGTCGCACGATCGCTTTACCTACGGCTCCAGCTTCATTAACTTTAATCTGCCGCAGTTCTATCAGATTGTGAAAACCGATGGTCGCGCGCAGGTTATCCCGTTCCGTACCCAGCCGATTAACCCGGTCCCGCCGGCTAATCAGGATAATGACACGCCGATGTTGCAGCAGTATTTTTCGTGA
- a CDS encoding DUF484 domain-containing protein, producing MKQPGEELQETLMELDDRAVVEYLQRHPEFFIRNAQAVEAMRVPHPVRGTISLVEWHMARARNHINVLEENMTLLMEQANANESLFYRLLNLQGRLAAASSLDDMLMRFHRWARELGLAGATVRLFPDRWRLGAPSKFTHLALSRQAFEPLRIQRLGQSQHYLGPLNGPELLVMMPEAKAIGSVAMSMLGQDGSLGVMLFSSRDVNHYQQGQGTQLLQEISLMLPELLERWIERV from the coding sequence ATGAAGCAACCAGGGGAAGAACTACAGGAAACGCTCATGGAACTTGACGATCGGGCGGTCGTCGAATATCTACAACGTCACCCTGAGTTTTTTATCCGTAATGCGCAAGCGGTTGAAGCGATGCGCGTCCCGCACCCGGTGCGGGGTACGATCTCTTTAGTTGAATGGCATATGGCTCGAGCGCGTAATCACATCAACGTGCTTGAAGAGAACATGACGCTATTGATGGAACAGGCTAACGCCAACGAAAGTCTGTTTTATCGCCTGTTAAATCTGCAAGGACGGCTGGCGGCGGCCAGCAGCCTCGACGATATGCTGATGCGATTTCATCGCTGGGCACGTGAGCTGGGGCTGGCTGGCGCGACGGTTCGTCTGTTCCCGGATCGCTGGCGGCTTGGCGCCCCTTCAAAGTTTACCCATCTGGCATTAAGTCGTCAGGCCTTCGAGCCGCTGCGTATTCAGCGTCTCGGGCAGTCACAGCACTATCTGGGTCCGCTCAATGGCCCGGAACTGCTGGTGATGATGCCGGAGGCGAAAGCGATTGGTTCGGTAGCCATGTCGATGTTGGGGCAAGATGGTTCCCTTGGCGTCATGCTGTTCAGCAGCCGTGATGTTAATCATTACCAGCAAGGGCAAGGCACGCAGCTATTGCAGGAAATCTCGCTGATGTTGCCGGAACTGCTGGAGCGCTGGATTGAACGCGTATGA
- the hemD gene encoding uroporphyrinogen-III synthase: MSILVTRPSPTGEELVSRLRTLGQVAWSFPLIEFSPGRELATLASRLSALTENDLVFALSQHAVNFADAELSQQGANWPTLPRYFAIGRTTALALHTVSGCNIHYPLDREISEVLLQLPELQNIAGKRALILRGNGGRELIGETLTARGADVDFCECYQRSAKHYDGAEEAMRWHSRGVTTVVVTSGEMLQQLWSLIPQWYREHWLLRCRLLVVSERLAHLARELGWQDIKVADNADNDALLRALQ; encoded by the coding sequence ATGAGTATTCTGGTCACCCGCCCGTCTCCCACAGGGGAAGAGTTAGTGAGCCGTCTGCGCACACTGGGGCAGGTGGCCTGGAGTTTTCCGCTTATCGAGTTTTCGCCCGGTCGGGAACTGGCAACGCTAGCCTCCCGACTGTCGGCGCTCACGGAAAACGATCTGGTCTTTGCTCTCTCGCAGCATGCCGTCAACTTTGCCGATGCCGAGCTTTCGCAGCAGGGGGCAAACTGGCCCACTCTCCCGCGCTATTTTGCTATCGGTCGCACAACAGCGCTGGCATTGCATACCGTGAGCGGATGCAATATTCACTATCCGCTGGATCGGGAAATCAGCGAAGTCTTGCTACAATTACCTGAATTACAAAATATTGCGGGAAAACGCGCGCTTATTTTACGCGGCAACGGCGGTCGTGAGCTGATAGGCGAAACCTTAACAGCTCGTGGTGCAGATGTTGATTTTTGTGAATGTTATCAACGCAGTGCAAAACATTACGATGGTGCAGAAGAGGCGATGCGCTGGCATTCACGCGGTGTGACGACGGTGGTTGTCACCAGCGGAGAGATGCTGCAACAGCTCTGGTCTCTTATTCCGCAGTGGTATCGTGAGCACTGGTTACTACGCTGTCGGCTGCTGGTCGTCAGTGAGCGTCTGGCGCACCTCGCCCGGGAACTGGGCTGGCAAGATATTAAGGTCGCTGATAACGCCGACAACGATGCGCTACTGCGCGCATTACAATAA
- the dapF gene encoding diaminopimelate epimerase, whose product MQFSKMHGLGNDFMVVDAVTQNVFFSPELIRRLADRHLGVGFDQLLVVEPPYDPELDFHYRIFNADGSEVSQCGNGARCFARFVRLKGLTNKRDIRVSTANGRMVLTVTDDELVRVNMGEPNFEPSQVPFRANKAEKTYIMRAAEQTVLCGVVSMGNPHCVIQVDDVDTATVETLGPVLESHERFPERANIGFMQVVKREHIRLRVYERGAGETQACGSGACAAVAVGIQQGLLAEEVRVELPGGRLDIAWKGPGHPLYMTGPAAHVYDGFIHL is encoded by the coding sequence ATGCAATTCTCTAAAATGCATGGCCTTGGCAACGATTTTATGGTCGTCGACGCGGTAACGCAGAATGTCTTTTTTTCACCTGAGCTGATCCGCCGCCTGGCCGACAGGCATCTTGGTGTGGGATTTGATCAGCTGCTGGTGGTTGAGCCTCCGTATGATCCGGAGCTGGATTTCCATTACCGTATCTTTAATGCTGATGGTAGCGAAGTGTCGCAGTGCGGTAACGGTGCCCGTTGTTTTGCGCGTTTTGTACGCCTGAAAGGGCTGACCAATAAACGTGATATCCGCGTCAGTACGGCGAATGGCCGCATGGTATTAACTGTGACGGACGATGAGCTGGTGCGGGTCAATATGGGCGAGCCCAATTTTGAACCCTCGCAGGTGCCTTTTCGCGCCAATAAAGCAGAGAAGACCTATATTATGCGGGCGGCCGAGCAGACAGTATTGTGCGGCGTGGTATCAATGGGGAATCCACACTGCGTCATTCAGGTTGATGATGTGGATACGGCCACGGTGGAAACGCTGGGACCGGTTCTGGAAAGCCATGAACGCTTTCCTGAGCGCGCCAATATTGGATTTATGCAAGTGGTGAAACGCGAGCACATCCGGCTGCGCGTCTATGAACGTGGGGCGGGTGAAACGCAGGCCTGTGGCAGCGGAGCGTGCGCTGCTGTCGCTGTTGGTATTCAGCAGGGCCTGCTGGCAGAAGAAGTGCGCGTGGAACTACCGGGCGGTCGCCTTGATATCGCCTGGAAAGGCCCGGGTCATCCGTTGTATATGACTGGCCCGGCGGCACATGTCTACGACGGATTTATTCATCTATGA
- the lptM gene encoding LPS translocon maturation chaperone LptM: MKNVFQALAVLLTLFSLTGCGLKGPLYFPPADKTAPPPTKPVETQSQSTVPDRNDRATGDGPSQVNY, from the coding sequence ATGAAAAACGTGTTTCAGGCACTCGCTGTACTTCTTACTCTGTTCAGCCTGACGGGCTGTGGTCTGAAAGGTCCACTCTATTTCCCGCCAGCAGATAAAACCGCGCCGCCACCGACGAAACCAGTTGAAACGCAATCGCAGTCCACAGTGCCCGATCGAAACGATCGAGCAACGGGAGATGGGCCTTCCCAGGTAAACTACTAA